In Desulfomicrobium apsheronum, the genomic window ATGTCGAGTTTGGGGTACCAGCGGCCCTTGGACTTGTCCAAGTCATGCCCCACCGCTTCACGGTTGTGTTTGATCATTTCCAGACGCGGGGCATAGCGCAGGGTATCGATGACACTTTTCTGAAGGGTGATGTCATTTTCGGCCACAGCCACTCCGGCCGAAAGCATCACCGACAGTACAAGAGCAAGACTCAATTTTTTTGCGTTCATAAATTTCCTCTCCTTGCTAAGGTAAAACATGGACTTATTTTGCTTTCATCTAATGATCGCAATGGAGCTTGTAAACGGAAAAAGGGAGATTTGCACTCCCTTTTAATAAAAACCAGCGTCCTACCTACATGTAGGACAAGTTACGATTCGTACGAAGTCTTGATCGCATGCTCGAGGATGTCGAGGGTCAAATCTCCCGTGCCGGAGCTCAAATCCAGATCAGCTCCGACCTGCACTCCCACGTCAAAGCCGGAAAACTCGGCCACGGGACCATGGCCGGACAGGCCAACAACGTCCTCCAGGGACAGGATGTCATCCAGGGACCAGGACTGAAAATCGGGCATTGTCTCTTCCAGGGCCTGTTCGCCAAGGGCGAAGGTACCAAACGACGTGCTTCCGTCCATGGCCTCAACAATATAGCTGTAATGCGTACCGACCATGAACTGTTCGCCGTCCCCGGAAACGGGCCAGACAAAAGAATACTGCCCGTCTGGCCAGACAGTCAGTTCCCCACCGAACGGAGGATTCAAAACCAACCCGCTGTCTGGCACGAAGTGTCCTGCAAACTCGACAACTCGCAACAAATCCGTCCCCACGTCCACGGCCCAAAACATTCCGGTTTCGGCGTGAACTGTTTCAATGTGGTCGGTTGAAGATGTCGCTGTCATAATTCTTCTCTTTGCGTTGTATTCCTGAGTTCATCTCAGGCAAGTAAGGCTGATGATCAAATCCGTGATTGAGGAAAAAGGGTGAAAGGAGCGATGCTCCCTTCACCCTTGTCATAGGTTAGGGCATTTCTGTCTTGACGATATGGTCAAGCATGGCACTGACAGCATCAGCTTCCGAAGTACCTGAGAAGTCCGTAATCTCAATCTGTGCGACAGGCGTAAATAAAGCGCCTCCAGTTGCACCATCGGAGTCCACACCCACAGTCAATTGTGCAGTGCCTGCCACCGTATCAATCGAACCTGGCTGGACCTGTATGGAGAAGAATGCATTCTTATCGGCGGCAGCTGCATAACCCTCAAGAATTTCACCCAAATCGAGCATATCGCCTCCAGAGCTAGCAACACTGAAGTCCAGGATGTGATCAATACTGCCATCCAAATCACTTTCTACATACTTGAAGATGTCACTACCAAGACCACCAGTCATGATGTCATCACCAATGCCACCTATAAGGACGTCATCCCCGTCTCCACCAATAAGAACATCATCTTCGCCGTTTCCAAGCAACACCACCCCATCATGAGCATCAATACCAACAACCGAAGATACGTCTAAATCATCTGCACTGTCAATCATAGCTATGGTAAGACTATCATTCAGCGTAAAGCTATCACCATCTAGATCTGTCACAGAAAGTTCAAAGTTAAAGCTTATATCTTCAATTGTTGTAATTAAGTCGTACGTAATGTTGTTAATATTAAAATTTTCTCCTCCACCTTCATGGTCAAACTGCAGCGATTCGAATTCATTCGCCACATACACAGAAAGCACACTCCCATTAAGGCCCCACGTCCCTGCCTGCTCAGCATCTACAACAACCTCAAAAGTCAACACAGAAGAAGCAGGCTTGCTCAAATTTACATTCTCCCTTGCATCATCAAGAGGATAAAAATCATAGACAACATTATCAATCATCAATTGCACAGATGCAGAACCAGTTGATGTCCATTGCTGCAGCGTAAAACTAACATATTTCTGCATACTGGAAAAATCCAGTTTAATCCATTCTCCAGATCCAATTGTCGGCTGTTGAATACCGATGCCATTGTCAGAAGCGTTTACTTTAGCAGAACCATAAATGACCAGAGACTGATCAGCTGTCGAGACCTGAGTAATTGGGCCAAATGCATCAAAATCACCACCAGTCACTGTTGTATTTGAAAGGATCTCATTCGAGATCATTTCAAATGAGTAAGTTCCATCACCTTTAACGACTAGCTCAAAGAACTGACTACCTGCAGGATCCGCTTGAATAGTGTACGCATTCAACACAACGCTTCCATCACCGCCATCAGCGACATTGCTTATTGTCGTTGTGTAGTAAAAATTCAACACAGTCTCACCTGCGCCGAGTACGGCAACAGGG contains:
- a CDS encoding DUF5801 repeats-in-toxin domain-containing protein, giving the protein LTLSGDGTTLLKTAQGDFAITLVETGDQTIEGQYQDDGTQTAFTVSIGVDGKLTVTQYVALEHNDDGDTVADYDDTLDLSGLISATVTITDGDGDTASGSAEIGGAVTFYDDGPSLGTLSSSVASEITHDETPGLQDGGVPDKDDVNPDLVSFEFAHLGTPLGAAQDIVVSMTLGGAAAYGADGAGDTKINGFSLTTSEGNDFDGVPTGLQATNGDSVFLFTEGNLVVGREGGETGDPVFALQIDSTGKVTLVQYQAIDHGEGNGAEDATTGADEYLSLTNLVYVTTNVTVTDGDGDYVTGNVTSGDDLTINFYDDGPVIHSVMDGVLSNAAEVAFTGSYSADFGADGLNYMSVALEESGFFGGVPVSFDHGTTINGVTPVAVLGAGETVLNFYYTTTISNVADGGDGSVVLNAYTIQADPAGSQFFELVVKGDGTYSFEMISNEILSNTTVTGGDFDAFGPITQVSTADQSLVIYGSAKVNASDNGIGIQQPTIGSGEWIKLDFSSMQKYVSFTLQQWTSTGSASVQLMIDNVVYDFYPLDDARENVNLSKPASSVLTFEVVVDAEQAGTWGLNGSVLSVYVANEFESLQFDHEGGGENFNINNITYDLITTIEDISFNFELSVTDLDGDSFTLNDSLTIAMIDSADDLDVSSVVGIDAHDGVVLLGNGEDDVLIGGDGDDVLIGGIGDDIMTGGLGSDIFKYVESDLDGSIDHILDFSVASSGGDMLDLGEILEGYAAAADKNAFFSIQVQPGSIDTVAGTAQLTVGVDSDGATGGALFTPVAQIEITDFSGTSEADAVSAMLDHIVKTEMP